Below is a genomic region from Henckelia pumila isolate YLH828 chromosome 3, ASM3356847v2, whole genome shotgun sequence.
GCCTCTCAGAATTGCACATCCAGCACTCCTGTGTTAACTTATGTAATATCACTGATTGATTGGCTGCTTGTTGCTGTGGAGGACGCCGAAGAGAATCTCTCAGAGGCATGTAAAAATAGTTTTGTTCATGGTATATTGCTCACCCTCCGGTACACATTTGAGGAATTGGATTGGAATTCTATTGTGGTTATGCATAGCATATCTGAAACAAAATATGCTCTACAAAGGCTTTTGGAGTTGGTGATGCGAATTACATCATTGGCCCTTTGGGTTGTCTCAGCTGACGCATTGTTCTTGCCCGATGATATGGAAGATGTGGTGGATGATGACACTTTTCTTCTGGATAGTCAGGATGAAACTGAGTCATCTGGCATCAAGATAGAGTCTGAGGTTAAAACTTCAAAATCGTTGCAGGAAGACAAACCGTCAGAACAGATTGTTATGGTTGGTTGCTGGCTTGCAATGAAAGAGGTAAGCATTACCATTATAAATCTCATTGATGTATCCTTTGTAACAAGATGCGTGACTCTTAGAGTGGTATTTTGCATCTTTTAGATTTGCAATGAGTCTGTGGAATATGTTAGCCAGCTGAGAACTTGTTATTATTTTGTCTGGTTTTCCAGGTGAGCCTTCTTTTGGGAACTGTAGTTAGAAAAGTGCCTTTACCTACGGCAGATGAAATGAGAAACATAACTGGTTATGTTGACAATGAGTCCATTGCAGCGTCTGGTGCAATACTTGATGTTAAACAACTTGAGACAATTGGAAACCATTTCTTAGAGGTCCTTCTCAAAATGAAGCATAATGGTGCAATTGATAAAACAAGGGCTGGATTCACTGCACTGTGCAATCGTTTGCTCTGTTCAAATGACTCAAGGTACTTGTTGAAATTATCCATTTAACTGGTGTTGAATGTCACACATTTAGGTAAAATCAGTGATATACGGTCTGTTAAATTAAATATCTTAATTGTTGAGTGCTTGAAGTTCATGTTTTTTTTGGTAATCTGGTATACTATCTATTGATAATTTTCTTATTATTTGTTGTGTTGAAAATTGTCTTGAAGCTGCAAAGTGTTGAAAAACTTGGTACTGATGGCTCCTACTAATTTTTGGTTAATTGGGTGATGATTGTGACATTATTCAATCATAACTCCAAAACTGAAGAACAAACCAATTGTACAGTGTGAAAGGTTTTCATGGTGATATTGGCTTTGACGAACTGTTATTGATATTCTATATTTAAAGACagatttttttgttttcatttgcTTCCTCGTCTTGGCCAGGAGCTCGGATATTGAGCACCAAGAGTTGACGGTTTTAGTCTGTGTACATGTGCTAATACTGCTGCTTTATGTACAGACTTTGTAAATTAACTGAGACTTGGATGGATCAACTGATGGAAAGAACCGTTTCCAAGGGACAAACTGTGGATGACCTGTTAAGAAGAAGTGCAGGCATACCTGCAgcatttattgcattttttctTGCTGAGCCTGAGGGAACGCCAAAGAGACTACTGCCTAGAGCACTCCGTTGGTTAACAGATTTAGTTCAGAAGTCTTTAACTGAACTTCCTGGAGTAAACAGCTCCAAGGGTGAGTCTGGCAGTGTTTTCTCATCGAAGTCAAGCCCGGAAACTGGCTGCCTTCAATTTTCCAAGATGAATGGTGGCAAAGAAATGTCAAAGGTTCGAGATGAAGGTGTTGTTCCTACGGTGCATGCTTTCAATGTTCTCAGGGCCGCTTTTAATGATGCCAACCTTGCAACTGACACATCAGGATTTTTTGCGGAGGCATTGATACTGTCAATACAGTCTTTCTCTTCACCATATTGGGAAGTCCGTAACAGTGCCTGTCTCGCATACACTGCCTTGGTGCGTCGCATGATTGGATTTCTTAATGTTCAGAAGAGAGAATCTGCTAGGCGAGCTCTAACTGGGTTAGAATTTTTTCACAGGTGATATATTGACCatgttatatttgttttttctATCATTAAGACTGGCATCCGCATTTGCTACatgatacttttttttttttatttgaacctCTTACCTCATCTCATAGGgttttttatgtttttcaaATCACTTGCCTCATTAACTTTAGTGTCTCATGAGAAAGGTTCGTCTCTTTAAATGATTTTTCTTTTTATGGTCGCCATTGTTGAGCTTTGTGATGAACATATTATGTAACTTATGTAGTTTTCTTAGGGTAGAAATATAGCCTGAAATTCACGATTTAATACGACATGGAGAAAAAGAAATTAGATAATTTGAggaacaaaatttttatttttaaaaaaaaaataggagAGAGTTTTGATTGACTCATCTTTTTCCTCTACTTTTCAAGGTACCCTGCATTGCACTCTTTTTTATTCAATGAACTGCGAGTGGCTACTGACTTGCTGGTGGATGGATCatctaaattagaattcaaccTGAAAAATGATGTGCATCCAAGCTTGTGTCCAATGCTGATACTTTTGTCACGACTTAAACCTTCACCTATCGTGACTGAGAATGGAGATGCTTTGGACCCTTTTCTTTTCATGCCATTCATCCGGAGGTGCTCAATCCAAAACAATTTTCGGATTCGTTTGCTTGCATCTAGAGCTTTGACAGGTCTAGTATCCAATGAGAAACTGAAAGTTGTATTGCTCAATATTGCCTCTGAGTTACACTGCCACATCGTGAAGCCTGATTTCAATTCAATCCATGGAGTGCTATTACATCTTAATGCTCTTGTTGATAGCAACTGTAGAAGCCTATCTGATCCCTCTAAAAAGGACGCAATTCTCCAtgaattgtttaaaattttagacACGTGCTCTTGGATTGCAAGACCACGATGGTATCCGTGCCCCATCCTGAACGGCTGCTTATTAAAGGTACTTGATAACATGTTCAGTGTTGCAAGAACATGCAAAGAGAGCAAAAGCGCCATTCTCATTTGGAACCTCCTCTCGGAGTTATCTTCAGAATGCTTAGATTTTGAAATTGCTAGTGGCCATGTGTATTTTGATCCAACTATTCAAGAACTTCGGAAGCAAGCTGCTACTTCCTatttcaattgtgtttttcaATCATCTAAAGAAGTAGTTGACGGTGACCCGATTCAAAGGATTTCCTCTCCTGCTTCTACCTCATCAAGAGTAGCAGAAACAGAGGTTCCCTTCACGAGATTTGAGGACAGGTTGATTCACTCAATGTCAGATGCTTCATATGAAGTGCGAATGGAGACATTAAAGTGGCTCCATTCATTCCTGAAGTCAAGAGAACCATCGGGTACTAGGGGCAGGCATCAGTCGTCTTGTGAGGCTATAATGATCTGTTTGACTAATATCAATATTCAAGATACACTTATGAAGCTTCTGGTTTCAGAGAAACATCATAAATGCATGCACTATGTTCTAAAAATCTTATACACTTGGAACATGCTGGAGTTGCATGATGACAACCAAGAATGCATGGAACCAAGATATATTTGCCGCATGGACGGCATCTCAATTTTTCGGTTCTGGGAAAGGTTGGTTTCTCTGTTTAAGATCACAAGGCATTCGAAGACTCGTCAAACACTTATTTGTTGCATGGGAATGTGCATAAAGCGGATTTCTAGCTTATGCATTGGCTTTCTAACTTCTGAATTTGAGACAATAAAAAGTAACCACTTCAGCAACACTTATCAAGGTGAACAATTCTTcgacttttatgactctataaTGTATTTTGTGGATCTAATAGAACAAAACAGTCATGCATCAGAGCCTGTAAATATGCGAAAGGCAGCTGCAGAATCAATGATAGCTTCTGGTATGCTGTTTCATGCAGAGGAAATTGGTTCTTTGGTATTTGGCTTCCAAACCTGTGATGGGAATCCAGGTCCTTGTTTTGAACCCACAGAAGCTATCAGAATGTATGCTCGTAAGATACTGGATCTATGGCTGACATGTGTTAAGCTTCTTGAAGATGAAGATGTTGGACTTAGAAAGAAACTTGCTTTTGATGTTCAGAAATGTCTTTCATCAAGAAAACCGAGCAACAACGGGCCACCAAGTATATCTTCCAGCCAAGTTGAGAAAGTGATTGAATCTTGTTTCAACCATCTTTCAAAAGTCTTTGGTCACTGGCTCGGTTATCTGGATTATCTTTGCTGCTGGGTAACGAGCATTGCGAACGATGCAAATTATGTTGTATCCGGAGTTGACCTTGTCAGACATGTTTTTGACAAGGAGATTGATAATCATCATGAAGAAAAGATGCTAATTTCTCAGATTTGTTGCTTGCAGCTAGAAGATATTCCAATTACAAAACCTCAAGAAGGTAATTCATGGATCCAGAATGGGGCCTGGGATCTCTTGCATAAATGGAGAAGCAGATTCTGCCAGCAGTTGATAGAACTCGCACAGAACATAGGAAAACGGGGACATATTGATTGGATTGGTGGTATTGGCAATTACAAAGACACCTTTTTACCACTCTATGCGAATCTGCTTGCAATCTATGCTTTGTCAAACTGCATTTTTAAAGGTGAACCTGAGCATAGCGTGTCCATGGTATCTGAAATATCTGCACTGGGAGACGCTATTGACCCCTTCCTTGGAAACCCTTTAATATCGAACCTTTATTCTGTACTTCGCATATCTCATGAGAAATATTTGGGTGAAATTAATGATCAATTGCCCGAAAAATGGAGGGTAAATGATTCCTCCTGGGCCGAATT
It encodes:
- the LOC140887483 gene encoding uncharacterized protein gives rise to the protein MSAKWRALQHRHRYTYNAVVFPPHFIQALNQTSHSSPFFLELKHLISLNSTYAQLEHVKNVASAFLKLLSGPTSGDNIVSCAVKLYMEIFFLENSLPLHRTLASALTKCNNFQSLIEACYRKLCEQYGGRDYVGFGKRFCVSRVALSMMSTPKLGYLVEVVERCAVLVGLDVVLGLNSVVSEMNEWSRPSPLVMEQCQEALSCMYYLLQRFPAKFETIIDGSNGSSLVNLGVLEMAFTTILAILKSQAFSRDCFVSAGVSLCAALQVCLSSDELGLFIMRAIFHQNNILNCKTELSDVVRKIPFEDDLIGEISQFSALSRLCLIRGILTTVSRALLGTHFVVSNADLNGGSAFCDDGYSIKTILYDEILPELCNYAENPVDSHSNFHALTVMQICLQQIKTLLQSDVSGVIDNYDPMPEEMGSRILKIVWCNLEDSLSQTVKQAHLIFDLYLDVQSCLKWAEGSENIKLFLMKIASDLLGLGPRCKGRFVPLATLTRRLGAQTILEINPNLLFETTKGYIDDDLCCAATTFLKCFLECLRDESWSTFGVEGGYVKYRGTCLLPFLRGLASGHAKLRSNLNTYALPVLLDLDVDSVFSMLASIGIGNGSDSPLFASEITCAGISLGFEQQVAVLVSLLKVSRVLALMEGDVDWCEGSPLPPERAVLDLNNSDFQCVVAIKGIEVKIPVMWFILALTHIDESLRMDAAETLFLNPKTASLPSSLELSLMRRAVPLNMRCCSTAFQMKWNSLFRKFFSRVRTALERQLKQGTWKPIVSADANGVCLYTEVEKVEHRANNLLNFMKWLSCFLFFSCYPSAPYERKIMAMELILIMLSVWPVVPSLGNQEVVWPETDLSPYSKGFTLPNSTLLLIGSVIDSWDQLRLNSFHILLFFPTPLPGICSPDVVQEAITWAKKLVCSPRVRESDAGALIFRLLFRKYVLELRWILRPSCNIVSHCPKPELSNGASQNCTSSTPVLTYVISLIDWLLVAVEDAEENLSEACKNSFVHGILLTLRYTFEELDWNSIVVMHSISETKYALQRLLELVMRITSLALWVVSADALFLPDDMEDVVDDDTFLLDSQDETESSGIKIESEVKTSKSLQEDKPSEQIVMVGCWLAMKEVSLLLGTVVRKVPLPTADEMRNITGYVDNESIAASGAILDVKQLETIGNHFLEVLLKMKHNGAIDKTRAGFTALCNRLLCSNDSRLCKLTETWMDQLMERTVSKGQTVDDLLRRSAGIPAAFIAFFLAEPEGTPKRLLPRALRWLTDLVQKSLTELPGVNSSKGESGSVFSSKSSPETGCLQFSKMNGGKEMSKVRDEGVVPTVHAFNVLRAAFNDANLATDTSGFFAEALILSIQSFSSPYWEVRNSACLAYTALVRRMIGFLNVQKRESARRALTGLEFFHRYPALHSFLFNELRVATDLLVDGSSKLEFNLKNDVHPSLCPMLILLSRLKPSPIVTENGDALDPFLFMPFIRRCSIQNNFRIRLLASRALTGLVSNEKLKVVLLNIASELHCHIVKPDFNSIHGVLLHLNALVDSNCRSLSDPSKKDAILHELFKILDTCSWIARPRWYPCPILNGCLLKVLDNMFSVARTCKESKSAILIWNLLSELSSECLDFEIASGHVYFDPTIQELRKQAATSYFNCVFQSSKEVVDGDPIQRISSPASTSSRVAETEVPFTRFEDRLIHSMSDASYEVRMETLKWLHSFLKSREPSGTRGRHQSSCEAIMICLTNINIQDTLMKLLVSEKHHKCMHYVLKILYTWNMLELHDDNQECMEPRYICRMDGISIFRFWERLVSLFKITRHSKTRQTLICCMGMCIKRISSLCIGFLTSEFETIKSNHFSNTYQGEQFFDFYDSIMYFVDLIEQNSHASEPVNMRKAAAESMIASGMLFHAEEIGSLVFGFQTCDGNPGPCFEPTEAIRMYARKILDLWLTCVKLLEDEDVGLRKKLAFDVQKCLSSRKPSNNGPPSISSSQVEKVIESCFNHLSKVFGHWLGYLDYLCCWVTSIANDANYVVSGVDLVRHVFDKEIDNHHEEKMLISQICCLQLEDIPITKPQEGNSWIQNGAWDLLHKWRSRFCQQLIELAQNIGKRGHIDWIGGIGNYKDTFLPLYANLLAIYALSNCIFKGEPEHSVSMVSEISALGDAIDPFLGNPLISNLYSVLRISHEKYLGEINDQLPEKWRVNDSSWAEFNPYFLLR